Proteins from one Streptosporangium becharense genomic window:
- a CDS encoding TIM barrel protein: MRLRHEDGTLVHLAYNAGVHPAEDLENLIAHLTRYAVPVRKRLGVERMGIGLWLSPSVADHLVADRIELVRLRRSLEERGLEVVSLNGTGGRNQESPGPDWAKPERYRYTMALARILAFLLPQDVRFGSISTIPIGWRRDWPADLHMIASRRLERLARELRGLYSVTGKTIRVGFEPWPGCVLETTEQALDRVCGIDSEHLGVCLDACHLAGGAEEPGAALRGLAAAGAPVVKLGHVHNHMAAACQELPSTRPILEDTLTAMLSGAVNGTAHIEVETHDLAVPLRTKGPGALVNMIAEELDWARTNLTALGLRLAA, encoded by the coding sequence ATGCGCTTGCGGCACGAGGACGGGACGCTCGTTCACCTGGCCTACAACGCGGGCGTGCACCCCGCCGAGGACCTGGAGAACCTCATCGCCCACCTGACCAGGTACGCGGTGCCGGTGCGCAAGCGCCTGGGGGTGGAGCGGATGGGCATCGGCCTGTGGCTTTCCCCGAGTGTGGCGGACCACCTCGTCGCCGACCGGATCGAGCTGGTACGGCTGCGCCGCTCCCTTGAGGAGCGCGGTCTGGAGGTGGTCAGCCTCAACGGCACCGGCGGCAGGAACCAGGAGTCCCCCGGTCCCGACTGGGCCAAGCCCGAGCGTTACCGCTACACGATGGCGCTGGCCAGGATCCTGGCCTTCCTGCTCCCGCAGGACGTCCGGTTCGGAAGCATCTCCACCATCCCCATCGGCTGGCGCCGCGACTGGCCCGCCGACCTGCACATGATCGCCTCGCGCCGGCTGGAGCGCCTCGCGCGTGAGCTGCGCGGCCTCTACAGCGTCACGGGCAAGACGATCAGGGTCGGTTTCGAGCCCTGGCCCGGCTGTGTGCTGGAGACGACCGAGCAGGCCCTCGACAGGGTGTGCGGCATCGACTCCGAACACCTGGGGGTGTGCTTGGACGCCTGCCACCTCGCGGGAGGCGCCGAGGAGCCCGGGGCCGCCCTGCGCGGCCTGGCCGCGGCCGGGGCCCCCGTGGTCAAGCTCGGTCACGTGCACAACCACATGGCCGCCGCCTGCCAGGAACTGCCCAGCACCCGTCCGATCCTGGAGGACACCCTCACCGCGATGCTGTCCGGCGCCGTCAACGGCACCGCCCACATCGAGGTGGAGACCCACGACCTGGCCGTTCCCCTACGGACCAAGGGGCCCGGCGCGCTGGTCAACATGATCGCCGAAGAGCTCGACTGGGCCCGTACCAACCTCACCGCCCTGGGACTGCGCCTGGCCGCCTGA
- a CDS encoding A/G-specific adenine glycosylase has product MAEPNHLLEPVLDWYAENARDLPWREPGASPWSILVSEIMLQQTPVVRVLPVWTEWMERWPTPAALAQEPPGEAVRHWGRLGYPRRALNLHACARAVTDRHGGEVPSDHATLLTLPGVGEYTAAAVASFAFRGRHAVLDTNVRRVLARAVQGEEYPPKATTPAERRLAARLLPDAERAPVWAVAVMELGALVCTARAARCADCPISDLCAWRLAGKPAYDGPARKGQTYAGTDRQCRGRLLAVLRQAHGPVPKDTLDVVWDDAAQRERALDGLVADGLAEVLDDGTYRLPG; this is encoded by the coding sequence GTGGCCGAGCCCAACCATCTCCTCGAACCTGTTCTCGACTGGTACGCCGAGAACGCCCGGGACCTCCCCTGGCGCGAGCCCGGCGCCTCACCATGGTCGATCCTGGTGAGCGAGATCATGCTGCAGCAGACACCGGTGGTCAGGGTGCTGCCCGTCTGGACCGAGTGGATGGAGCGCTGGCCGACGCCCGCCGCCCTCGCTCAGGAACCGCCCGGCGAGGCCGTACGTCACTGGGGACGTCTCGGTTATCCCCGGCGGGCCCTGAACCTGCACGCCTGTGCCCGCGCGGTCACCGACCGGCACGGCGGCGAGGTCCCCTCCGACCACGCCACGCTGCTGACGCTTCCCGGCGTCGGCGAGTACACCGCCGCGGCGGTCGCCAGCTTCGCCTTCAGGGGCCGCCACGCCGTCCTCGACACCAATGTGCGGCGGGTGCTGGCCCGCGCCGTACAGGGCGAGGAGTATCCCCCCAAGGCCACCACGCCCGCCGAGCGCAGGCTCGCCGCCCGGCTGCTGCCGGACGCCGAGCGGGCCCCTGTCTGGGCCGTCGCCGTCATGGAGCTGGGCGCCCTGGTGTGCACGGCCCGCGCGGCGCGCTGCGCCGACTGCCCGATCAGCGACCTGTGCGCCTGGCGGCTGGCCGGCAAACCCGCCTACGACGGCCCCGCCCGCAAGGGGCAGACCTACGCGGGCACGGACCGCCAGTGCCGGGGCAGGCTGCTCGCGGTGTTGCGCCAGGCCCACGGCCCGGTTCCCAAGGACACCCTGGACGTGGTCTGGGACGACGCCGCGCAGCGGGAACGTGCCCTCGACGGGCTGGTCGCCGACGGCCTGGCCGAGGTTCTGGACGACGGCACCTACCGCCTGCCGGGCTGA
- the disA gene encoding DNA integrity scanning diadenylate cyclase DisA, with translation MAATYKGLDERRRGVLAAVAPGTPLRDGLERILRGHTGGLIVLGYDRTVEEICSGGFELDVEFSATRLRELAKMDGAIVLNADDLRIVRAAVHLMPDPSIPTDESGTRHRTAQRVALQTSFPVISLSKSMRIIALYLDGIRYVLEESAVILSKANQALATLERYKLRLDEVSGTLSALEIEDLVTVRDVAVVVQRLEMVRRISEEIAGYVVELGTDGRLLSLQLNELVAGTESDRELIVRDYLPAAGRRPRKFADALHELDQLTSDELLDISAVAQILGHSGNDALETAVSPRGYRLLAKVPRLPSTVVDRLVDQFASLQKLLAASTGDLQEVGGVGEARARHIREGLSRLAESSILERYV, from the coding sequence GTGGCAGCAACGTACAAAGGGCTCGACGAACGCCGCAGGGGTGTCCTCGCCGCGGTGGCGCCGGGAACCCCGTTACGCGACGGTTTGGAGCGCATTCTCCGCGGCCACACGGGCGGCCTGATCGTGCTGGGGTACGACCGGACGGTCGAGGAGATCTGCAGCGGCGGCTTCGAGCTGGACGTCGAGTTCTCCGCGACGCGCCTGCGCGAGCTGGCCAAGATGGACGGCGCCATCGTCCTGAACGCGGACGACCTCAGGATCGTCCGCGCGGCGGTGCACCTGATGCCCGACCCGTCCATTCCGACCGACGAGTCCGGCACCCGCCACCGCACCGCCCAGCGCGTGGCGCTGCAGACGTCGTTCCCCGTCATCTCCCTCAGCAAGTCCATGCGGATCATCGCCCTCTACCTCGACGGCATCCGCTACGTGCTGGAGGAGTCGGCGGTGATCCTGTCCAAGGCCAACCAGGCCCTGGCCACGCTGGAGCGCTACAAGCTCCGCCTGGACGAGGTCTCCGGCACCCTCTCGGCGCTGGAGATCGAGGATCTGGTGACGGTCCGCGACGTCGCGGTCGTCGTGCAGCGGCTGGAGATGGTCAGGCGCATCTCCGAGGAGATCGCCGGCTACGTGGTGGAGCTGGGCACCGACGGCCGGCTGCTCTCCCTGCAGCTGAACGAGCTCGTGGCCGGCACCGAGAGTGACCGCGAGCTGATCGTGCGCGACTACCTCCCCGCGGCGGGCCGACGCCCCCGCAAGTTCGCCGACGCGCTGCACGAGCTCGACCAGCTCACCTCCGACGAGCTGCTCGACATCTCCGCCGTCGCCCAGATCCTCGGCCACTCCGGCAACGACGCCCTGGAGACGGCGGTGAGTCCGCGGGGTTACCGGCTGCTGGCCAAGGTTCCCCGTCTGCCGAGCACGGTGGTCGACCGCCTGGTCGACCAGTTCGCCAGCCTGCAGAAGCTGCTGGCCGCCAGCACCGGCGACCTTCAGGAGGTGGGGGGCGTCGGTGAGGCCCGGGCCCGGCACATCCGCGAGGGCCTGTCCCGGCTGGCCGAGTCGTCCATCCTCGAACGCTACGTCTAG
- the radA gene encoding DNA repair protein RadA, with protein sequence MAKKAAGYRCAECGWQTAKWVGRCGECQSWGTVEEETARAGVNVASAGAVTAPAVPIGQVKAEVAHARRTGVGELDRVLGGGLVPGAVVLLAGEPGIGKSTLLLDAAAKIARRQTVLYVTGEESASQVRVRADRIGAIQERLYLAAETDLSALVAHVEKVQPDLLIVDSVQTIGSAQATGVPGGVTQVREVAGNMVRLAKERGMSTVLVGHVTKEGSIAGPRTLEHLVDVVLHFEGDRHSRLRLVRAIKNRYGPVDEVGCFDLHEGGIEGIADASGLFVSHRTEPVPGTCVTVTLEGTRPLPAEVQALVARTEAQQPRRSSSGLDTYRVTMVLAVLERRLNAKLGGCDVFTATVGGIKLNDPAVDLSVMLAVASAAGDKALPAGLVVLGEVGLAGELRPVRDVRRRLSEAARLGFTRALVPAGSLETGKKRDGHQALVPVAGHSSSFGPGFDVVEAANVWDALTHVT encoded by the coding sequence ATGGCGAAGAAGGCTGCTGGCTACCGCTGTGCCGAGTGCGGGTGGCAGACCGCGAAATGGGTCGGGCGCTGCGGCGAGTGCCAGTCCTGGGGCACGGTCGAGGAGGAGACCGCCCGCGCGGGCGTGAACGTGGCCTCGGCGGGCGCGGTGACGGCCCCGGCCGTCCCGATCGGTCAGGTCAAGGCCGAGGTGGCGCACGCGCGGCGCACCGGCGTCGGCGAGCTCGACCGGGTTCTCGGCGGCGGCCTGGTGCCCGGCGCCGTCGTGCTCCTGGCGGGTGAGCCCGGCATCGGCAAGTCCACCCTCCTGCTCGACGCCGCAGCCAAGATCGCTCGCCGGCAGACCGTGCTGTACGTCACGGGCGAGGAGTCGGCCTCCCAGGTGCGGGTCAGGGCCGACCGCATCGGCGCGATCCAGGAGCGCCTCTACCTCGCGGCCGAGACCGACCTGAGCGCGTTGGTCGCCCACGTCGAGAAGGTCCAGCCTGATCTGCTCATCGTCGACTCGGTGCAGACGATCGGCTCCGCCCAGGCGACCGGCGTGCCCGGCGGGGTGACCCAGGTCAGAGAGGTCGCCGGCAACATGGTGCGGCTGGCCAAGGAGCGTGGCATGTCCACCGTGCTGGTCGGCCACGTCACCAAGGAGGGTTCGATCGCCGGCCCGCGCACCCTGGAGCACCTGGTCGACGTCGTCCTCCACTTCGAGGGCGATCGGCACTCCCGGCTCCGCCTGGTCCGCGCGATCAAAAACCGGTACGGCCCGGTCGACGAGGTCGGCTGCTTCGACCTGCACGAGGGCGGCATCGAGGGCATCGCCGACGCCAGCGGCCTTTTCGTCTCCCACCGCACCGAACCCGTGCCCGGCACCTGCGTCACCGTCACCCTGGAGGGCACCCGGCCGCTGCCCGCCGAGGTCCAGGCCCTGGTCGCCCGCACCGAGGCCCAGCAGCCGCGCCGCTCCTCCTCCGGGCTCGACACCTACCGGGTCACCATGGTGCTGGCCGTGCTGGAGCGGCGGCTCAACGCCAAACTCGGCGGGTGCGACGTGTTCACCGCCACGGTCGGCGGCATCAAGCTCAACGACCCCGCGGTCGACCTCTCGGTGATGCTCGCGGTGGCCAGCGCCGCCGGCGACAAGGCGCTCCCGGCCGGGCTGGTCGTGCTGGGCGAGGTGGGCCTGGCCGGGGAGCTCCGCCCGGTGCGTGACGTACGCCGCCGGTTGTCGGAGGCCGCACGGCTGGGCTTCACCCGCGCGCTGGTCCCCGCCGGGTCCCTCGAGACGGGCAAGAAGCGCGACGGCCACCAGGCGCTGGTCCCCGTCGCCGGACACTCCTCCAGTTTCGGGCCCGGCTTCGACGTGGTCGAGGCGGCCAACGTCTGGGACGCGCTCACCCATGTCACCTGA
- the trxA gene encoding thioredoxin: MITLTAENFAEQVLQSDKPVLVDFWAEWCGPCKMIAPVLEQIEAELGERLTIAKLNADDYPEISSRYGVLGLPTLNLYKNGEVVQQIRGAKPKRLLLADLEGHI, encoded by the coding sequence ATGATCACGCTGACCGCCGAGAACTTCGCCGAGCAGGTGCTCCAGAGCGACAAGCCCGTCCTGGTCGACTTCTGGGCCGAATGGTGCGGGCCGTGCAAGATGATCGCGCCGGTGCTGGAGCAGATCGAGGCGGAGCTCGGCGAGCGCCTCACGATCGCCAAGCTCAACGCCGACGACTACCCCGAGATCTCCAGCCGGTACGGCGTTCTCGGCCTGCCCACGCTCAACCTCTACAAGAACGGGGAGGTCGTGCAGCAGATCAGGGGTGCCAAGCCCAAGCGCCTGCTCCTGGCCGACCTCGAAGGTCACATCTGA
- a CDS encoding MerR family transcriptional regulator, with product MRIGELARRAGVSTRALRYYEQQGLITARRSANGYREYGETDLRLVSEIRSLLAVGFTLDDARPFVACLRAGHESGGACPESVAVYQRKLAEIDDEIRALLSRRAEVAAQLATTCPGCTLRRVGEQ from the coding sequence ATGCGGATCGGTGAGCTGGCGCGGCGGGCCGGGGTCAGCACCCGGGCGTTGCGCTACTACGAACAGCAGGGGCTGATCACGGCCCGGCGCTCGGCCAACGGTTACCGGGAGTACGGCGAGACGGACCTGCGGCTCGTCTCGGAGATCCGGTCGCTGCTCGCCGTCGGCTTCACTCTGGACGACGCCCGGCCGTTCGTGGCCTGCCTGCGGGCGGGGCACGAGTCCGGCGGCGCGTGCCCGGAATCCGTGGCCGTCTACCAGCGCAAGCTGGCGGAGATCGACGACGAGATCCGCGCGCTGCTCTCCCGCAGAGCGGAGGTGGCCGCCCAGCTGGCCACGACCTGCCCCGGCTGCACACTGAGGAGAGTGGGAGAACAATGA
- a CDS encoding class I SAM-dependent methyltransferase yields the protein MPRVMKGAVPSPNIWNTPQVYELENRAVDPDGRADAAMSAVRPRTGATVVDIGCGTGYHLPSMSATAARVIGVEPHDDLVQLARRRCRALPNVEVRVGTAQSLPVPDACVDVAVARWAYFFGPGCEPGLAELSRVMRRGGAAFVIDLDATRGAFGRWFSRSVPAYSARSVEAFWERQGWRSEPLDLRMVFERRADLEAVLRIEFTPAVAEQAIAETTGLEIAYPNVLRWKRF from the coding sequence ATGCCGAGGGTCATGAAGGGCGCCGTCCCCAGCCCCAACATCTGGAACACGCCGCAGGTCTACGAGCTGGAGAACCGGGCGGTCGACCCGGACGGGCGGGCCGACGCCGCGATGTCCGCCGTCAGGCCCCGGACCGGGGCGACCGTCGTCGACATCGGTTGCGGGACGGGCTACCACCTGCCGTCCATGTCGGCCACGGCTGCCCGAGTGATCGGGGTCGAGCCGCACGACGACCTCGTCCAGCTGGCCAGGCGTCGCTGCCGTGCCCTGCCCAACGTCGAGGTCCGCGTGGGCACCGCCCAGTCGTTGCCGGTGCCCGACGCCTGCGTGGACGTGGCCGTCGCGCGCTGGGCCTACTTCTTCGGCCCTGGCTGCGAACCCGGGCTGGCCGAGCTCTCCCGGGTGATGCGGCGCGGTGGCGCGGCCTTCGTGATCGATCTCGATGCCACGCGCGGCGCCTTCGGTCGCTGGTTCAGCCGCTCCGTCCCGGCGTACTCGGCCCGGTCCGTCGAGGCGTTCTGGGAGCGCCAGGGCTGGCGAAGCGAGCCTCTCGACCTGCGCATGGTCTTCGAGCGCCGCGCGGACCTGGAGGCCGTGCTCCGCATCGAGTTCACCCCGGCGGTCGCCGAACAGGCCATCGCCGAGACCACCGGCCTGGAGATCGCCTACCCCAACGTGCTGCGCTGGAAGCGGTTCTGA